A region from the Bacillus thuringiensis genome encodes:
- a CDS encoding ABC transporter ATP-binding protein, which translates to MKLVKVKDLSKEYKGKVSHTALSNINLTITEGEFVGIMGPSGSGKTTLLNMISTIDSPTSGSVFIHNKNPYQLSPNDLALFRRQELGFVFQSFNLLHTLTVKENMVIPLVLDGMDVKRINKRIESISEKLAINEILNKRTYEISGGQAQRTAIARALIHSPKLVLADEPTGNLDSKASQDVMELLTLLNKVEKATMMLVTHDPVAASYCDRIIFIKDGQLYNEVCYNDDRPLFYKNIMDNLSKLGGNKHDF; encoded by the coding sequence ATGAAATTAGTAAAAGTAAAAGATCTTAGTAAAGAATACAAAGGGAAGGTTTCACATACGGCACTTTCAAATATTAATTTAACAATTACAGAGGGGGAGTTTGTTGGGATTATGGGCCCATCGGGTAGTGGGAAAACAACATTATTGAATATGATTTCTACTATTGACTCGCCAACATCAGGCAGTGTATTCATTCATAATAAAAATCCGTATCAACTCTCACCCAATGATTTGGCCTTATTTCGCAGACAGGAATTAGGATTCGTCTTTCAATCCTTTAATCTGTTGCATACTTTAACAGTAAAAGAAAATATGGTTATTCCACTCGTATTAGATGGCATGGATGTGAAGAGAATAAATAAACGAATAGAATCAATATCGGAGAAGTTAGCAATCAACGAAATCTTAAACAAACGAACTTATGAAATATCAGGAGGCCAAGCACAACGAACAGCGATTGCCCGTGCACTCATTCACTCTCCTAAATTGGTTCTGGCGGATGAGCCAACAGGAAACTTAGATTCTAAAGCCTCTCAAGACGTTATGGAGCTATTAACACTATTAAATAAAGTAGAAAAGGCTACAATGATGTTAGTAACGCACGATCCAGTTGCTGCAAGTTACTGTGACCGCATTATTTTTATTAAAGATGGACAGCTATACAATGAAGTTTGCTACAATGATGATCGTCCATTATTTTATAAAAACATTATGGATAATCTTTCTAAGTTAGGGGGGAATAAACATGACTTTTAG
- a CDS encoding putative mucin/carbohydrate-binding domain-containing protein, translating to MFKAKTNGRIKKIVMFTAACTMMSMYGAPISSTKAAIRSHAPSVYVTPQNTAASDIISIDWSPVQTAPYTYWAVHNWNQGGEGGGYAGFQQQSGFDQTGKRTLHFALWDPIASNQAIKAEYLSPTSEASRFGGEGTGLKVQTTYNWKDSEWYRMTLRSWQEDGHTKFGQWIKDNKLNQWKLVAIMDHPVANVAFNYGLSMFQEDWAGNGQDVREARLKNGYSRKVSDKQWNSWNNQRISGQHDTSYQYDGGATSEYLWVRAGGNTQSTIGTGKTFNINQPSQPEMGNLDFDIQNTRFEAGKLNVSWKLKEQSTPQFKGKIEIYDNEKLMGQPIKVIDNIKSYQTEVSQTMQLPQTAFAKIILTDIFDRTVEKKVGITNGNSDILVGNRFAWSLKGISDFEFAKINFNKSTEEMQIDLEAGVPHHYFNETYASIKVQNASGKVVYNKDIYGNKQQNAESQKVPVKVGDYIELTHLEGVHRANFTNLDNSKQESFGKKAMYEVTQEGMKKVEKMPEATILDGNQFTWSLKGYSDREIAKMDYNKAAEELKIKLEAGVPHSYFNSTYASIKVQNLSGSVMYNKEIIGNRQQNAETQTVPVKVGDYIELTHIEGDAVKEKTRATLMNLENNKNETIGKTARYQVTKEGLKKVEKMPETTILDGKQFVWSLKGYSDREIAKVDYNQTAEELKIKLEAGVPHSYFNSTYASIKVQNSSGSVMYNKEIMGNRQQNAETQTVPIKVGDYIEFTHIEGEAAKEKTRATLTNLENEKQEYIGKKRTYQVTSTGLIRQ from the coding sequence ATGTTTAAAGCTAAAACAAATGGAAGAATAAAAAAGATTGTTATGTTTACTGCGGCTTGCACCATGATGTCAATGTATGGGGCACCAATTTCTAGTACAAAGGCAGCAATCCGATCTCATGCCCCATCAGTTTATGTAACACCACAAAATACTGCTGCTTCAGATATTATTAGCATAGACTGGTCACCAGTCCAAACAGCTCCTTATACGTATTGGGCTGTGCATAATTGGAATCAGGGGGGAGAGGGTGGTGGTTATGCTGGCTTCCAACAACAAAGTGGTTTTGATCAAACTGGTAAACGTACCCTTCACTTTGCGCTTTGGGATCCAATAGCATCAAACCAAGCAATAAAAGCTGAATATTTATCGCCGACTTCAGAAGCCAGTAGATTTGGTGGAGAAGGAACAGGTCTGAAGGTACAAACAACTTATAATTGGAAAGATAGTGAATGGTATCGAATGACTCTACGTTCTTGGCAAGAAGATGGCCATACAAAATTTGGCCAGTGGATAAAAGATAATAAATTAAATCAATGGAAGTTAGTTGCTATTATGGATCATCCAGTTGCAAATGTTGCATTTAATTATGGTCTATCGATGTTCCAAGAGGACTGGGCTGGTAATGGACAAGATGTAAGAGAAGCACGCTTAAAAAATGGATACAGTAGAAAAGTTTCAGATAAACAATGGAATTCTTGGAATAATCAGCGTATCAGTGGACAACATGATACATCTTATCAATACGATGGAGGAGCAACTTCAGAATATCTATGGGTTAGGGCAGGAGGAAATACTCAATCAACTATTGGTACTGGAAAAACTTTTAATATAAATCAGCCTAGTCAACCAGAAATGGGAAATTTAGATTTTGATATCCAAAATACTCGCTTTGAAGCTGGAAAATTAAATGTTTCATGGAAATTGAAAGAACAAAGTACTCCACAGTTTAAAGGGAAAATTGAAATCTATGACAATGAAAAGTTAATGGGACAACCTATAAAAGTAATTGATAATATTAAGTCCTACCAAACTGAGGTAAGTCAAACTATGCAATTGCCTCAAACAGCTTTTGCTAAAATTATATTAACAGATATATTTGATCGAACTGTAGAGAAAAAAGTAGGAATTACAAATGGAAATTCTGATATTTTAGTAGGGAATCGATTTGCATGGTCCCTAAAAGGAATTAGTGATTTTGAGTTTGCAAAAATCAATTTCAATAAGTCGACAGAAGAAATGCAAATTGACTTAGAAGCAGGCGTACCGCATCATTATTTTAATGAAACCTATGCGAGTATTAAAGTACAAAATGCATCAGGAAAAGTAGTATATAATAAAGATATTTATGGAAACAAACAACAAAATGCTGAATCGCAAAAAGTTCCAGTCAAAGTAGGAGATTATATTGAATTAACACATCTTGAAGGTGTACATAGAGCGAATTTCACAAATTTAGACAACAGTAAACAAGAAAGCTTTGGAAAAAAAGCAATGTATGAAGTCACACAAGAAGGCATGAAGAAAGTAGAAAAAATGCCAGAAGCAACAATTTTAGACGGAAATCAATTTACATGGTCCCTAAAAGGATATAGTGATCGAGAAATTGCAAAGATGGATTATAATAAAGCGGCAGAAGAGCTGAAAATCAAATTAGAAGCTGGTGTACCGCATTCTTACTTCAATAGCACATATGCAAGTATTAAAGTCCAGAATTTGTCTGGTAGCGTTATGTACAATAAGGAAATCATAGGAAATAGACAACAAAATGCTGAAACCCAAACAGTGCCCGTAAAAGTGGGAGATTACATTGAATTAACTCATATAGAAGGAGACGCTGTAAAGGAAAAAACACGCGCAACATTAATGAATCTTGAAAATAACAAAAATGAAACTATTGGAAAGACAGCAAGATACCAGGTTACAAAAGAGGGCTTAAAGAAAGTAGAAAAAATGCCAGAGACAACAATTCTAGATGGAAAACAATTTGTATGGTCATTAAAAGGATATAGTGATCGAGAAATTGCAAAAGTAGATTATAATCAAACAGCAGAAGAGCTGAAAATCAAATTAGAAGCAGGCGTACCGCATTCTTACTTCAATAGTACATATGCAAGTATTAAAGTCCAGAACTCGTCTGGTAGCGTTATGTACAATAAGGAAATCATGGGAAATAGACAACAAAATGCTGAAACCCAAACAGTACCTATAAAAGTGGGAGATTATATAGAATTTACTCATATAGAAGGGGAAGCAGCAAAGGAAAAAACAAGAGCGACTTTAACTAACCTTGAGAATGAAAAACAGGAATATATAGGAAAGAAAAGAACATATCAGGTTACATCTACAGGATTAATAAGACAATAA
- a CDS encoding PLP-dependent aminotransferase family protein — protein MKELIFNINRKCKNPMYQQVYQYIRTQILSGKLEQGKKLPSIRQLATQLEVSRNTTQVAYEQLQSEGYIRSENKKGFFVEAIISDETLNFEPIRELHHETNHTAMKTIDFKIGTVDQENFPLKKWRMITNKIIKDSSMFSYGEKQGDIKLRKALADYLFQSRGVNTSAEQIIIGSSTQYLLLLSSLMLKTEYHFMAVEDPGYDVARELFVLQSFSIDPIPVKKRGIQVDLLLKSPSRLLYVTPTHHFPYGVTIPVNERLKLLDWAKKVEGYIIEDDYDSEFRYIHQPIPSLQSLDSNDRVVYLGTFSKALLPSIRVSYMVLPKRLIHEYKKILPLLEQTSSSIHQQTLATFMDEGYWYSHLRKMKALYKRKMNLLNKELSKHFKEYVKIKGGSSGIFVIIEVKTKMSEKMLIQRAHDHGIIVYPCSKYFSEYLPEYPHIQLGFGDLCEEEIIKGVSQLAKIWF, from the coding sequence ATGAAGGAACTAATATTTAACATAAATCGAAAATGTAAAAATCCTATGTATCAACAAGTTTATCAATATATACGAACTCAGATTTTATCTGGTAAATTAGAACAAGGTAAAAAGTTGCCATCAATTAGACAACTCGCTACTCAATTAGAGGTCAGCAGAAACACAACCCAGGTTGCCTATGAACAACTGCAATCAGAAGGATATATTCGAAGTGAAAACAAAAAAGGTTTTTTTGTAGAGGCTATTATATCGGATGAAACACTAAATTTTGAACCTATCAGAGAACTGCATCATGAAACAAATCATACTGCCATGAAAACTATTGATTTTAAGATTGGGACAGTGGATCAAGAAAACTTCCCTTTGAAAAAATGGAGAATGATTACAAACAAAATTATTAAAGACTCTAGCATGTTTTCATACGGAGAAAAACAAGGCGACATTAAATTAAGGAAAGCACTAGCAGATTACTTATTTCAATCAAGAGGAGTGAATACTTCTGCAGAACAAATTATTATTGGTAGTAGTACACAATATTTGTTATTACTTTCGTCACTGATGCTAAAGACAGAATATCATTTTATGGCAGTAGAAGATCCTGGGTATGACGTGGCAAGGGAACTTTTTGTTCTTCAATCATTTAGTATTGATCCAATTCCTGTAAAAAAACGGGGCATTCAAGTCGATCTTCTTTTAAAATCGCCTTCTAGACTTTTATATGTCACTCCTACTCACCACTTTCCTTATGGAGTGACCATTCCTGTCAATGAAAGACTAAAGTTACTTGATTGGGCAAAAAAGGTGGAAGGCTATATTATTGAGGATGATTATGATAGTGAATTTCGATATATCCATCAACCTATACCGTCTCTTCAAAGCTTAGATTCCAATGATAGGGTGGTTTATTTAGGAACTTTTTCAAAGGCACTCCTTCCCTCTATCCGTGTCAGTTATATGGTTTTGCCTAAGCGGCTAATACATGAATATAAAAAGATACTCCCTTTACTTGAACAAACATCCTCATCTATTCATCAGCAAACATTGGCAACTTTTATGGATGAAGGATATTGGTACTCGCACTTAAGAAAGATGAAAGCTTTGTATAAACGTAAAATGAATCTATTAAATAAGGAATTATCAAAGCACTTTAAGGAATATGTCAAGATTAAAGGTGGTAGCTCCGGCATTTTCGTTATTATTGAAGTGAAAACAAAAATGAGTGAAAAAATGCTAATTCAAAGAGCACATGATCACGGTATTATTGTTTATCCTTGCTCAAAATATTTCTCAGAATATTTACCAGAATATCCGCATATTCAACTTGGATTTGGTGATTTATGTGAAGAAGAGATAATAAAAGGAGTATCTCAATTAGCTAAAATTTGGTTCTAA
- the tnpA gene encoding IS200/IS605 family transposase — MKLDSNNHSVFSLYYHLVLVVKYRRNVFDNDMSDYAKDMFVRLSESYNITLVEWNHDIDHVHIMFKAHPNTEMTKFINAYKSASSRLIKRDFPQVRKKLWKEMFWSRSFCLLTTGGSSIDVVKKYIENQGEK, encoded by the coding sequence ATGAAATTAGATAGTAATAATCATTCAGTATTCTCATTGTACTATCACCTTGTATTGGTCGTGAAATACAGAAGAAATGTATTTGATAATGATATGTCAGACTATGCAAAAGATATGTTTGTTCGACTATCTGAAAGCTATAACATTACATTAGTTGAATGGAATCATGATATAGATCATGTTCATATTATGTTCAAGGCACACCCTAATACAGAAATGACAAAATTCATCAATGCTTATAAAAGTGCAAGCTCTCGACTCATCAAGAGAGACTTTCCACAAGTGAGAAAAAAACTATGGAAAGAGATGTTTTGGTCAAGAAGTTTTTGCTTACTAACTACTGGTGGTTCATCAATAGACGTAGTAAAAAAATATATTGAAAATCAAGGTGAAAAGTGA
- a CDS encoding FtsX-like permease family protein, which translates to MTFRQLAINNVLRNQRIYLGHFFSSTFAVLIFFTYGLLVFHPNLQGELTHVSTIMSTFGKIGFHLSYYLIFVFSFLFIFYSVSAFLKNRKKEFGLLMLHGMSHQQLHRLIFFENMLIGIPSIVVGIGLGMVFSKLFLLVSGSLLGVEKTLAFYFPLKAMVVTAMSFFILFLLISLFTSKMVKMNELVELIKSEEKPKPEPIASVWISVLVIILFGAGYSCVHHSIAAADYMSLNSLFLLVGVGVVLVVFGTYLFFTQLCVYVLSALKNRETTFFKKTNLLVISELTYRIKDNARTFFIVTIISAVSFTAIGVCTAIANPELAKHETPYAFTYKSDKGNTQEKKHIEEIKKQLKESGLSYKLVATEFKRINGVPFINLSTYNEYAKTLGYKIEKLTNENESIRIISKKNQNTVVYLKPFELKYSELEESFFVQKAILIPELANAFEKPYIISDAVYNKMLNNQQEGPLRDYTIYGFIVKNWSETSAISTKLIKFISTSQEDYYSFSSLYLKWIELKQQNGLLSISSVMVGIVFFVFTLSFLYFRLFTDLERDQEQYQMISKLGLSQSELKQIVTRQMMLLFFLPIVVAMIHSSFAFLTFHQLGQTVSKEMSVIQSSIVVLVSFICMQVIYFLIIRHHYLKRICTKMYL; encoded by the coding sequence ATGACTTTTAGGCAGCTTGCAATCAATAATGTTTTACGGAATCAACGAATATATCTTGGCCATTTTTTTAGTAGTACATTTGCGGTATTGATTTTTTTCACTTATGGATTACTTGTCTTTCATCCGAACCTACAAGGCGAACTGACTCATGTAAGTACCATCATGAGTACATTTGGAAAAATAGGATTTCATTTATCGTATTACTTAATCTTTGTCTTTTCTTTCTTATTTATTTTCTATTCTGTTAGTGCATTTTTAAAAAATAGAAAAAAAGAGTTTGGATTATTAATGTTACATGGAATGTCTCATCAACAGCTTCATCGATTAATTTTTTTCGAAAATATGTTGATTGGAATCCCTTCTATAGTAGTAGGCATCGGACTTGGGATGGTTTTTTCTAAATTATTTTTACTAGTTAGTGGGTCTTTATTAGGAGTAGAGAAAACGTTAGCATTTTACTTTCCATTAAAGGCAATGGTAGTAACAGCAATGTCTTTTTTTATTTTATTTCTACTCATTTCGTTATTCACATCAAAAATGGTGAAAATGAATGAGCTTGTAGAACTCATAAAATCAGAGGAAAAACCAAAACCTGAGCCAATAGCGTCTGTTTGGATCTCCGTGTTGGTCATTATTTTATTTGGAGCGGGTTACTCCTGCGTTCACCACAGTATCGCCGCGGCCGATTATATGAGTTTAAATTCATTATTCCTACTCGTAGGAGTAGGTGTCGTATTAGTTGTATTTGGAACCTATCTTTTCTTTACTCAATTGTGTGTATATGTGTTATCCGCTTTAAAAAATAGAGAAACAACATTCTTTAAAAAAACCAACCTTCTTGTTATTTCAGAATTAACGTATCGAATCAAAGATAATGCGAGAACGTTCTTTATCGTCACAATTATTTCTGCAGTTTCTTTTACAGCAATTGGAGTTTGTACGGCTATCGCAAATCCTGAATTGGCAAAACATGAGACTCCATATGCATTTACCTATAAATCCGATAAGGGGAACACACAAGAAAAAAAGCATATTGAAGAGATAAAAAAACAGTTAAAAGAATCTGGACTTTCTTATAAACTTGTAGCAACAGAATTTAAAAGGATAAACGGAGTGCCGTTCATTAACCTTTCTACGTATAATGAATACGCTAAAACATTAGGATATAAAATAGAGAAATTAACAAATGAGAATGAAAGTATCAGAATAATATCAAAGAAAAACCAAAATACTGTAGTATATTTAAAGCCTTTTGAATTAAAATATAGTGAACTGGAAGAATCATTTTTTGTTCAAAAAGCAATCCTTATCCCAGAATTAGCAAATGCATTTGAAAAACCTTATATTATCTCCGATGCTGTTTACAATAAGATGTTAAATAATCAACAAGAAGGCCCACTCAGAGATTACACGATTTACGGATTTATCGTTAAAAATTGGTCTGAAACAAGTGCGATTTCTACAAAGCTTATAAAGTTCATTAGTACGAGTCAAGAGGATTATTATTCCTTTTCATCTTTGTATTTAAAATGGATTGAATTGAAACAACAAAACGGATTACTTTCTATTTCAAGTGTAATGGTGGGGATTGTATTTTTCGTATTTACACTTAGCTTTTTATATTTCCGTCTATTTACTGATTTAGAACGTGATCAAGAGCAATACCAAATGATTTCAAAATTAGGTTTAAGCCAAAGTGAGTTAAAGCAAATCGTGACAAGACAGATGATGTTACTATTTTTTTTACCAATTGTAGTGGCTATGATTCATAGCAGTTTTGCATTTTTAACTTTTCATCAATTAGGACAAACTGTGAGTAAGGAAATGTCTGTTATTCAAAGCTCAATTGTTGTATTAGTAAGCTTTATTTGCATGCAAGTGATTTATTTCCTTATTATTAGACATCATTATTTAAAACGCATATGTACAAAAATGTATTTATAA
- a CDS encoding VanZ family protein, translating into MNIIFSLIASYAIPTILLTLLLLLLFVFSYFVVYKKICKREKKLTVQQIILFVLITGYYSLALSATSFGRSDDMAFARTIDFDVLSVYKKAWNIFSFSSFFHIIVNIGMLFPLGILLPLFSKVFQKTKWMLIISIIASLLIEILEFTLQRGSMELADLLHNTLGMMLGYSVLNIVLIFLKKNETDTKIIKYLYLPITVSFVALGIMISYQMKEFGNMPIDPITKTDMSQVTIKTSIELKDEGEKVPVYKYYGTKKSHVRDVEILSPKEAFQKLKQGEFDPIGSFKAGDTLFITKYNMDYYTDTKGFSQPIYVFKVHLNDNDEEIWSQPISARK; encoded by the coding sequence ATGAACATTATTTTCAGTCTAATCGCTAGTTATGCGATTCCTACGATACTACTCACATTATTGTTACTACTTTTATTTGTTTTTAGTTATTTTGTAGTATACAAAAAGATATGTAAAAGAGAAAAAAAACTAACTGTACAACAAATTATATTGTTTGTTTTAATAACAGGATACTATTCCCTTGCATTATCAGCTACTTCATTTGGTCGTTCAGATGATATGGCCTTTGCAAGAACAATTGACTTTGATGTACTTAGTGTCTATAAAAAAGCATGGAATATATTTTCATTTTCTTCCTTTTTCCATATCATTGTGAATATAGGTATGCTTTTTCCGTTAGGAATTTTATTACCTTTATTTAGTAAGGTTTTTCAAAAAACAAAATGGATGTTAATCATCTCAATTATAGCAAGTTTATTGATTGAAATTCTTGAATTTACACTGCAACGAGGAAGTATGGAGCTAGCCGATTTACTTCATAATACTTTAGGCATGATGCTAGGATATTCTGTGTTAAACATAGTTCTTATATTTTTGAAAAAAAATGAAACAGATACAAAAATAATCAAATATTTATACCTTCCCATTACAGTAAGTTTCGTCGCACTCGGAATAATGATTTCGTATCAAATGAAGGAATTTGGAAATATGCCTATTGATCCCATTACAAAAACTGATATGTCTCAAGTTACTATAAAAACATCAATAGAGTTAAAAGACGAAGGGGAAAAAGTGCCTGTTTACAAATATTACGGTACAAAAAAATCACATGTTCGAGATGTTGAAATTCTTTCTCCAAAGGAAGCATTTCAAAAACTGAAACAAGGAGAATTTGATCCTATAGGATCTTTCAAAGCAGGTGATACATTATTCATTACAAAATATAATATGGATTACTACACTGATACAAAAGGTTTCTCTCAACCTATATATGTTTTTAAAGTACATTTAAATGATAATGACGAAGAGATTTGGTCTCAGCCTATTTCTGCAAGAAAATAA
- a CDS encoding DUF4879 domain-containing protein: MYEISMIESICIKYKGDECMLKRMILGVSSLVVGATVGLATDVSAAPAPPLTSLNVVKVESQLGGVEFIGPNNLSTVKDHGGSYLYIYTNEMGYGRNPIAQMSGQKLKKVDSKMIDINGDRTVDGWEYKWDASGQQNGQFKYQNTSTNAPWNTLSTSLNIK; the protein is encoded by the coding sequence ATGTATGAAATTAGTATGATAGAATCAATTTGTATTAAATATAAAGGGGATGAGTGTATGCTAAAAAGAATGATTTTAGGAGTTTCATCATTAGTAGTGGGAGCAACAGTTGGTTTAGCGACAGATGTATCTGCAGCACCTGCACCACCATTAACATCATTAAATGTAGTAAAAGTTGAATCTCAATTAGGCGGAGTTGAATTTATAGGTCCAAACAATTTAAGTACAGTTAAAGATCATGGAGGAAGTTATTTATACATTTATACAAATGAAATGGGATATGGTAGAAATCCGATTGCTCAAATGAGTGGTCAAAAACTAAAAAAAGTAGATTCTAAGATGATTGATATTAATGGTGATAGAACTGTTGATGGATGGGAGTATAAATGGGATGCTTCGGGACAGCAAAATGGACAATTCAAATATCAAAACACATCTACAAATGCACCTTGGAATACATTATCTACGTCATTAAATATTAAATAA
- a CDS encoding SDR family oxidoreductase, which yields MNKLKGKVALVTGASRGIGRSIALHLAQAGALVVVHYSTRKEEAESVVDKIKQDGGAAFAISADLSTFKGINNLYLMMDQSLQKHIGNTAFDILVNNAGIGQILTLEESTEESFDEVMNINVKAPFFIIQKALPRLKDGGRIINISSFVTRVASPSVFAYSISKGAINTLTHTLAKQLGARGITVNAILPGIINTEMNAETLGNKDGQKYAAGLSTFNRWGEPKDIADIVGFLSSSDSRWITGELIDASGGSCL from the coding sequence ATGAATAAATTGAAGGGGAAAGTTGCATTAGTAACAGGGGCTAGTAGGGGAATAGGACGGAGTATTGCCTTACATCTGGCACAGGCTGGTGCGTTAGTTGTAGTTCACTATAGTACAAGAAAAGAAGAAGCAGAAAGTGTAGTGGATAAAATTAAACAAGATGGCGGTGCCGCATTTGCAATCAGTGCAGATTTAAGTACTTTTAAAGGCATTAATAACTTGTATTTAATGATGGATCAATCTCTTCAAAAACATATAGGTAATACTGCATTTGATATTCTTGTAAATAATGCTGGAATTGGGCAGATTTTAACGTTAGAGGAATCTACAGAGGAGTCTTTTGATGAGGTTATGAATATTAATGTGAAGGCTCCATTTTTCATTATTCAAAAGGCTTTGCCACGTTTAAAAGATGGAGGACGGATTATCAATATTTCATCATTTGTTACACGAGTAGCCTCCCCAAGTGTTTTTGCCTACAGTATATCTAAGGGGGCAATTAATACACTTACTCATACTTTAGCAAAACAACTTGGTGCTCGTGGTATTACAGTAAATGCAATTCTCCCGGGTATAATTAATACAGAAATGAACGCTGAGACATTGGGGAATAAAGATGGCCAAAAATATGCTGCAGGTTTATCGACTTTTAATAGGTGGGGAGAACCTAAAGATATAGCTGATATTGTAGGTTTTCTTTCTTCATCAGACAGTCGTTGGATAACTGGTGAGTTAATCGATGCTAGTGGTGGATCTTGCTTATAA
- a CDS encoding DMT family transporter, which produces MTIFMYIFCLIVWGLNFIAVKIQGTPVSLELSLTYRLVMTAFLFLILICFLRPRGMPTKKDILFVMIFGICNFALSYLCLYYATILSSAAIVTLIFSLKVILTPIALRIFLREKLQSRVLVGGILGVLGVCILIYPNLNGFQGFNDIKGIMVAILGTVLTAIGDASSARNANNKVNPIYANAIGFTVGSILLGGIVLFQGGKVTFPTSFSYVSMLLYLTLFASFVAWLFYLKLVEKIGGARSGYMVALFPLIGGISSVLIGESDPSPYLFIGCFSSCIGAAIALGFRTQKQDSKLTLKRVN; this is translated from the coding sequence ATGACAATATTTATGTACATATTTTGTTTGATTGTATGGGGACTCAACTTTATTGCAGTAAAAATTCAAGGAACTCCTGTCAGCTTAGAACTATCCTTAACTTATCGTTTAGTTATGACAGCTTTTTTATTTTTGATTCTTATTTGTTTCCTTCGACCAAGAGGGATGCCAACAAAAAAGGATATTTTATTTGTAATGATTTTTGGTATATGTAACTTTGCATTAAGCTATTTATGCCTTTATTACGCTACAATTTTGAGTTCTGCGGCAATTGTAACGTTAATTTTTTCATTAAAGGTGATTTTGACCCCAATTGCTCTTCGAATTTTCTTAAGAGAAAAGTTACAGTCACGCGTTTTGGTTGGTGGGATTTTAGGTGTATTAGGAGTATGTATACTAATCTATCCGAATTTGAATGGCTTTCAAGGGTTTAATGATATAAAAGGAATTATGGTTGCAATCTTAGGTACGGTTCTTACTGCAATAGGTGATGCGAGCTCGGCACGAAATGCAAACAACAAGGTGAATCCTATCTATGCAAATGCAATTGGATTTACAGTAGGTAGTATATTGCTTGGGGGAATTGTATTATTTCAAGGAGGAAAAGTTACGTTTCCCACATCGTTTTCATATGTAAGTATGTTGCTCTATTTAACTCTGTTTGCTTCATTTGTAGCTTGGTTATTCTATTTGAAACTTGTAGAAAAAATTGGAGGAGCTCGAAGCGGATATATGGTAGCACTTTTCCCTCTAATTGGAGGAATATCTTCCGTTTTAATCGGTGAATCAGATCCATCCCCGTATTTGTTTATTGGATGTTTTTCTAGTTGTATTGGAGCTGCTATCGCATTAGGGTTTAGAACTCAAAAGCAAGATTCGAAATTAACTCTAAAAAGAGTTAATTAA